One region of Sulfuricurvum sp. genomic DNA includes:
- a CDS encoding WYL domain-containing protein: MDDQSVTIPWSTRKRLQYLEFKLYWEGRVNRGDLTAKFGISIPQASVDFTKYQEMAPNNISYNSSAKYYVPTETFSPIFIGLSADAYFSTILCSPTDSIATCGSDYVAAVPNPTRAIDLDVLRTLVQSIKNKQVVSVDYRSFNNPQPGNTRLISPHAFGTDGSRWHVRAYCHESYSFKDFVLGRIASAVMGSESDIDVNSDFKWFNYVNVEIGPNPKLSEAQKSIVAMDYRMTDFKLKFKCRIALIFYLSKKLGIDRNDSERAGEEQQIVAINLDEIHAAIRQ; this comes from the coding sequence ATGGATGATCAATCGGTTACGATTCCTTGGAGTACGCGAAAACGGCTGCAATATCTTGAATTCAAGCTGTATTGGGAAGGAAGGGTCAATCGAGGAGACCTAACTGCAAAATTTGGAATATCAATCCCCCAGGCTTCGGTTGATTTCACTAAATATCAGGAGATGGCACCCAATAATATCTCATACAATTCAAGTGCGAAATACTATGTGCCAACCGAAACATTCTCGCCAATATTCATTGGACTATCAGCTGATGCATATTTTTCAACTATCTTGTGTTCGCCGACAGATAGCATTGCCACTTGTGGATCGGATTATGTTGCAGCTGTTCCAAATCCTACTCGTGCTATCGATCTTGATGTTCTAAGGACATTGGTTCAGTCCATCAAGAATAAGCAGGTTGTCTCGGTAGATTATCGGTCATTTAACAATCCACAACCAGGAAATACTCGATTGATTTCTCCACATGCCTTTGGAACAGATGGGTCGAGGTGGCATGTACGAGCGTATTGCCATGAAAGTTATTCTTTCAAAGACTTCGTACTTGGAAGGATAGCTTCTGCAGTAATGGGGTCTGAGTCAGACATTGACGTTAATAGCGACTTCAAATGGTTTAACTATGTCAATGTTGAAATCGGTCCTAATCCAAAGTTGAGCGAAGCGCAAAAAAGTATCGTCGCTATGGATTATAGAATGACTGATTTCAAATTGAAATTTAAGTGCAGGATAGCCCTTATTTTCTATTTGTCGAAAAAACTTGGGATCGACCGTAACGACAGCGAGCGTGCTGGTGAAGAGCAGCAAATAGTAGCAATCAATCTGGATGAAATCCACGCAGCTATACGTCAGTGA
- a CDS encoding nucleotidyltransferase domain-containing protein: MNISEQLSNIETVQDVRILYAVESGSRAWGFASRNSDYDVRFIYIHKPDWYLSIRDRRDVIECPISNDLDISGWDLKKALGLFSKSNPPLLEWLGSPIIYKDAFDLANRLREMLTTSFQPQRSMYHYLHMARGNYREYLKGEVVRLKKYLYVLRPILACLWIEKHGTMPPTEFSKLVRDARPSVTLSAAIDDLLQQKMSGNELDTAPKIPVLNEFIEQMLDHYSLLSGKRPTPVADYDALDHLFREMLQSVWGIGVPNA; the protein is encoded by the coding sequence ATGAATATATCCGAACAACTCTCGAATATTGAAACAGTACAAGATGTTCGCATTCTCTACGCCGTAGAGTCTGGTAGTCGTGCCTGGGGTTTTGCCTCCCGCAACAGCGACTACGATGTCAGGTTCATCTATATTCACAAACCGGACTGGTATCTCTCGATTCGTGATCGGCGAGATGTGATTGAATGCCCGATTTCCAACGATCTCGACATCAGTGGGTGGGATCTGAAAAAAGCGCTGGGCCTTTTCAGTAAGTCTAATCCGCCGCTCCTGGAGTGGCTCGGTTCTCCGATCATCTACAAGGATGCTTTCGACCTTGCCAATAGGTTGCGTGAAATGTTGACCACTTCCTTTCAACCGCAACGCAGCATGTACCACTACCTGCACATGGCCCGGGGCAACTATCGGGAGTATCTAAAGGGGGAAGTAGTCAGGCTGAAAAAATATCTCTATGTGTTGCGACCAATACTTGCCTGCCTCTGGATTGAAAAGCACGGGACAATGCCGCCCACCGAGTTCAGCAAACTTGTACGCGATGCACGTCCGTCCGTCACTTTGAGTGCGGCCATTGATGACCTATTACAACAAAAGATGTCTGGTAACGAACTGGATACAGCTCCAAAGATTCCGGTGCTAAACGAATTCATTGAGCAGATGTTGGATCATTACAGCCTACTGTCTGGCAAAAGGCCGACTCCGGTTGCTGACTATGATGCCTTGGATCATCTTTTCAGAGAGATGCTGCAATCGGTGTGGGGTATAGGAGTGCCCAATGCCTAA